The DNA segment TTCACCTCCAGCTTCCGACCGGGAATATCGATCGCGATGACATCGCCGTCGGCCAGCAGACCGATCGGCCCGCCCTCAGCCGCCTCCGGACTCACGTGCCCGATGCACGCCCCGCGCGTCCCGCCGCTGAACCGACCATCCGTAATCAACGCGCACTTCTCGCCGAGCCCCTGACCCATGATGTAACTCGTCGGCGAGAGCATCTCCTGCATCCCCGGTCCGCCCCGCGGACCCTCGTAACGGATCACCACCACGTCGCCCGCCTTGACCTTCCCGCCCAGAATGCCTTCGCACGCCTCTTCCTGCGAATTGAAAATCACCGCCGGCCCTTCGTGACGCAGCATGTCCGGATGCACGCCCGCCGTCTTGACCACCGCCCCTTCCGGAGCCAAATTCCCGCGAAGCACAGCCAGACCGCCCTCCTTGCTGTACGCGTTGCCAAGCCGCCGGATCACCTGCTCGTCCTTGATCGTCGCCTCCGCGATCACTTGCCCGATCGTCTTGCCCGTCACAGTGGGCGCCGAAAGGTCCAGTAGCCCGTCGATCCGGCCGATCTCCTTCATGATCGCCGGAATCCCGCCCGCCCGGTCCACGTCCTCCACGTGGTACGGACTCGACGGCGAGACCTTGCAGATATTCGGCGTCCGCTCCGAGAGCTTGTTGATCCGGTCAAGGTCATAGTCGA comes from the Phycisphaerae bacterium genome and includes:
- a CDS encoding dihydroxy-acid dehydratase, with translation DYDLDRINKLSERTPNICKVSPSSPYHVEDVDRAGGIPAIMKEIGRIDGLLDLSAPTVTGKTIGQVIAEATIKDEQVIRRLGNAYSKEGGLAVLRGNLAPEGAVVKTAGVHPDMLRHEGPAVIFNSQEEACEGILGGKVKAGDVVVIRYEGPRGGPGMQEMLSPTSYIMGQGLGEKCALITDGRFSGGTRGACIGHVSPEAAEGGPIGLLADGDVIAIDIPGRKLEVKLNDADLAERRKRYKPQPPRVDYGYLARYAKMATSAHTGAVMKS